GGCGGGTCGGTGCCGTGGCGGACGATGGTCCGGCGGCACGGCCCTGGTTGGCGAACACACGTGCGGCATCGCCGCGGGAGTCGGTTTTGGCTAAAGGGATTCGCGTCAGTGCACTAGCGAAAGAGCTGGGTCTCAAGAGTAAGGATGTTCTCGAAAAGCTCCGCCAAGAGGGGCTTGGCGATCAGGCACCCAACCACCAGAGCACCATCGGCGTAGGTCTGGCCGCGACTGTGCGCGACTGGGCCGAGAAAGGTCTGATCGTCAGCACGACGACCACCAAGACCAAGAAGGCCCCGGCCAAGAAGGCCGCAAAGAAAACCGCCAAGAAGACGACCAAAAAAGCTGCTCCGAAGAAGAAGGCGGCCGAGACGATCGACGCCCCAGCCGAGACGCCCGAAGCGCCGCCAGCTGAAGCCGCCCCACCTCCTCCGCCTCCACCACCGCCCGCGCCGCCCAGGCCGCCGGTTCAGGCAGCGCCCCAGGCACCGGCGATCCAGGGCCCAGACACGAGCCTCGGCCGACGCGACCCCAAGACCGGCCGGATCATCCCGCCGCCGCAACCGCCTACGCCCGTCCGTTCCGCAGTCGAGGCGCCGAAGGCTCCGACGCGTCCCGTCGGAACGCCCCTGCCCAAGGACGCACCGCAACCCGCCCCGCCGACCGGTGCCGGCCGAGGCGGTGTCCGACCTCCGGCCGCGCCCGCAGGCACGCCTGTCAATCCGGCGACCGGTCTGCCCGAGCAGGAGATGCGGCCGACGATCACGCTGGCCGACAAGCAGAAGGAGCTTCAGGATCGCATCAAGGCCGAGCGCGAGGCCAAGCGTCAGGCCGAAGGCCCGGTCAAGGCCGCGCCGCAGCTGTCGACGCTGAAGAAGGCCGAGGTCTCAGGACCGAAGGTCGTTCGCGTCGAAGCGCCCGATCACGTCCCCACGCCGCGTCGTCGTGGCGAGGGCGGCCCGAACCGTCCCGGTGGTCCGGGTCGGATCCCTCAGGGTCCGCTGGCAAAGGGTGGCGGCGGCGTCAAACTTCGTGAGCCGGCACCGGGCCAGCAACAAGGCGGCGGAGCCGGCGATCGTGGCGGCAGCCTGTCCGGTCGACGCCGCACCGACGGCCGACGCGGCGAAGCGCTCGAAAAGCTCCGCGAGTTCACCGACGCCGACATCATCGCCCGTCGCGACGCCCTCAACGCCGCCAAGGCCAACCGCAGCCTGCTCGACCGGCAGATGCAGCGGACCGCCCGTCGCGGCCAGGGCTTCCGCGCTCCGACTCCGTCGCAGCGGGAAGGCCCGGTCATCGTCAAGGAGCCGATCACCGTCAAGAGCCTTTCGAACGATCTTGGCGTCCGGTCAAACGCCCTGCTCCGCACGCTCTTCGTCAAGCACGGTGCGCGTGGCGTGAACATCAATTCGCCGCTCGACGTCGAGCAGGCCGAAGCGCTGGCGATGGAGTTCGGCGTTGAGGTCGAGGTCGAGCGTGAGCCCACGGCCGAAGAGAAGCTGGCCGAGCGGTTCGCCGAAGTCGAAGCCAAGCTCGACGACGGCGACATCTCCGCTCGCCCGCCGGTCGTCACGATTCTCGGCCACGTTGACCACGGCAAGACGTCGCTGCTGGACAAGATCCGCAACACCAACGTCGTCGCCGGCGAATCCGGTGGCATCACGCAGCACGTGGCCGCGTTCGACGTCACCGTCGAGCGTGAGGGCGAGCAGAAGCCGATCACGTTCATCGACACGCCGGGCCACCAGGCGTTCACCGCGATGCGTGCCCGCGGTGCGCAGGTGACGGACATCGTCGTCCTCGTGGTCGATGCCGCTCAGGGCATCCAGCCGCAGACGACCGAGTCAATCAACCACGCCAAGGCCGCCGGCGTGCCGCTGGTCGTGGCGATGAACAAGATCGATCGCCCCGACGCCAACCCCGACAAGGTGCTCGGCGAACTCGCCGCCGCCGACCTCAATCCGGCCGAATGGGGCGGCGACACCGAAGTCGTCCGCACGTCGGCCATGACGGGCGAAGGTATTGAGGATCTGCTCGAAATCCTCGACATCCAGGCGGAAATTCTCGAACTCAAAGCCGCCCCGCAGACGCCGGCGCGAGGGCGCGTCATCGAGGCGCGCCAGGCGCAGGGCCTGGGTCCGGTGGCGACCGTCCTTGTGCAGCAAGGCACGCTGAAGGTCGGCGACGTCATCCTCGCCGGCGTCGGCTGGGGCCGGGTGCGAGCGTTGCAGCTGGCCAACGGAACGAGCGTCAAGGAGGCCGGGCCGTCGATGCCGGTGCTGGTCTCGGGCTTCAACGAGGTCCCGTCGGCCGGCGATGCGTTCTTCATCATGAGCGACCTCGACGAAGCCGTCGCCGTCGCCGAAGAGCGTCGCACGGCCCAGCGACAAGATGAGCTGGCGCTCAAGAACAAGGTCAGCCTCGACAACCTGTTCGACACCGTCGCCGAAGGGCAGATCAGCACGATCAACCTCATCCTCAAGGGCGACGTCAAGGGCTCGGTCGAGACCCTCGTCGCCACCGTCGGCCAGCACAACAACCAGGAAGTGCAGGTCAAGACGATCCACTCCGCTGTCGGCGCCGTCAACGAAAGCGATGTCGAACTCGCCGACGCCTCCGAGGCCGTCATCATCGGCTTCCACGTCGGCATCGACGAGGGTGCGCGTCACCTGGCCGAGCAGCGTGGCGTGGAGATTCGCACGTACAGCGTGATCTACGAGATCTACGACGACATCAAGCTCGCCCTGTCGGGTCTGCTTGAGCCGGAGATC
This genomic interval from Planctomycetota bacterium contains the following:
- the infB gene encoding translation initiation factor IF-2 codes for the protein MAKGIRVSALAKELGLKSKDVLEKLRQEGLGDQAPNHQSTIGVGLAATVRDWAEKGLIVSTTTTKTKKAPAKKAAKKTAKKTTKKAAPKKKAAETIDAPAETPEAPPAEAAPPPPPPPPPAPPRPPVQAAPQAPAIQGPDTSLGRRDPKTGRIIPPPQPPTPVRSAVEAPKAPTRPVGTPLPKDAPQPAPPTGAGRGGVRPPAAPAGTPVNPATGLPEQEMRPTITLADKQKELQDRIKAEREAKRQAEGPVKAAPQLSTLKKAEVSGPKVVRVEAPDHVPTPRRRGEGGPNRPGGPGRIPQGPLAKGGGGVKLREPAPGQQQGGGAGDRGGSLSGRRRTDGRRGEALEKLREFTDADIIARRDALNAAKANRSLLDRQMQRTARRGQGFRAPTPSQREGPVIVKEPITVKSLSNDLGVRSNALLRTLFVKHGARGVNINSPLDVEQAEALAMEFGVEVEVEREPTAEEKLAERFAEVEAKLDDGDISARPPVVTILGHVDHGKTSLLDKIRNTNVVAGESGGITQHVAAFDVTVEREGEQKPITFIDTPGHQAFTAMRARGAQVTDIVVLVVDAAQGIQPQTTESINHAKAAGVPLVVAMNKIDRPDANPDKVLGELAAADLNPAEWGGDTEVVRTSAMTGEGIEDLLEILDIQAEILELKAAPQTPARGRVIEARQAQGLGPVATVLVQQGTLKVGDVILAGVGWGRVRALQLANGTSVKEAGPSMPVLVSGFNEVPSAGDAFFIMSDLDEAVAVAEERRTAQRQDELALKNKVSLDNLFDTVAEGQISTINLILKGDVKGSVETLVATVGQHNNQEVQVKTIHSAVGAVNESDVELADASEAVIIGFHVGIDEGARHLAEQRGVEIRTYSVIYEIYDDIKLALSGLLEPEIQESYRGTAEIRQTFRSSRLGTIAGCYVTDGTIGRDALVRLLRDGRVVQEGLKIESLRRIKDDVREVKQGLECGLNLQNYDDVKDGDKLEFYVREEVARSL